Proteins found in one Zea mays cultivar B73 chromosome 1, Zm-B73-REFERENCE-NAM-5.0, whole genome shotgun sequence genomic segment:
- the LOC100384851 gene encoding Inositol-3-phosphate synthase 1-like yields the protein MFAESFRVESPRVRYGDGEIQSEYRYDTTEVVPPGNSGAGWVVRPKSVTYNFKTSTNVPKLGVMLVGWGGNNGTTLTAGVIANREGISWETKEKVHRANYFGSLTQASTIRIGSHNGEEIYAPFKSLVPMVNPNTIVFGGWDISNLNMADAMARAQVLDIHLQKQLRPYMESMQPLAGIFNPDFVAANQGARANNIIKGTKKEQVEQIRKDIREFKEKTKVDKVVVLWTANTERYSNVVAGLNDTMDNLLASLDKNEAEISPSTLYAIACVFEGVPFVNGSPQNTFVPGLMELAIKKNSVIGGDDFKSGQTKMKSVLVDFLVGAGIKPTSIASYNHLGNNDGMNLSAPQVFRSKEISKSSVVDDMVASNPILYKPDEHPDHVIVIKYIPYVGDSKRAMDEYTSEIFMGGKNTIVLHNTCEDSLLASPIILDLVLLAELSTRIQLKAEGQDKFHSFHPVATILSYLSKAPLVPPGTPVVNALAKQRAMLENILRACIGLAPENNMMLEHK from the exons ATGTTCGCGGAGAGCTTCCGGGTGGAGAGCCCGCGGGTGCGGTACGGCGACGGCGAGATTCAGTCGGAGTACCGCTACGACACTACCGAGGTCGTCCCGCCGGGGAATAGCGGCGCAGGGTGGGTGGTGCGCCCAAAGTCCGTCACCTACAACTTCAAGACCAGCACCAACGTCCCAAAGCTCGG GGTGATGCTCGTAGGATGGGGCGGCAACAACGGGACAACGCTCACGGCCGGGGTGATCGCCAACAGGGA AGGAATTTCGTGGGAGACAAAGGAGAAGGTTCACAGGGCGAACTACTTCGGCTCCCTGACCCAGGCTTCAACCATCAGGATCGGCAGCCACAACGGGGAGGAGATCTACGCGCCTTTCAAGAGCCTCGTGCCTATG GTTAACCCCAACACTATCGTCTTTGGTGGGTGGGACATCAGTAACCTGAACATGGCCGACGCCATGGCCAGGGCCCAGGTCCTAGACATTCACCTTCAGAAGCAGCTCAGGCCCTACATGGAATCCATGCAGCCACTCGCCGGCATTTTCAACCCAGACTTCGTCGCCGCAAACCAAGGTGCCCGTGCTAACAATATCATTAAGGGAACCAAGAAAGAGCAGGTGGAGCAGATCAGGAAGGACATCAG GGAGTTCAAGGAAAAGACCAAGGTCGACAAGGTAGTCGTGCTATGGACAGCAAACACCGAGAGGTATAGCAACGTGGTTGCAGGGCTTAACGACACCATGGACAACCTCTTGGCATCGCTGGACAAGAATGAAGCAGAGATCTCACCATCCACCTTGTACGCAATAGCCTGTGTCTTTGAGGGTGTTCCATTCGTCAATGGCAGCCCTCAGAACACCTTCGTGCCTG GGCTGATGGAGCTTGCCATAAAAAAGAATTCGGTGATAGGAGGCGACGACTTTAAGAGTGGGCAGACCAAGATGAAGTCTGTGTTGGTCGATTTCCTCGTCGGTGCTGGAATTAAG CCCACCTCAATTGCTAGCTACAACCACCTAGGAAACAATGATGGCATGAATCTCTCTGCGCCACAAGTCTTCCGGTCTAAAGAGATCTCCAAGAGCAGCGTGGTGGACGACATGGTCGCTAGCAATCCGATCCTCTACAAGCCCGATGAACATCCTGATCACGTAATCGTGATCAAG TACATCCCCTATGTGGGTGACAGCAAGAGAGCCATGGACGAATATACCTCCGAGATCTTCATGGGCGGCAAGAACACCATCGTGCTGCACAACACCTGTGAGGACTCGCTTCTCGCCTCGCCGATCATCCTTGACTTGGTGCTCCTAGCTGAGCTCAGCACTCGGATTCAGCTCAAGGCTGAAGGGCAG GATAAGTTCCACTCCTTCCATCCTGTCGCCACTATTTTGAGCTATCTTAGCAAGGCTCCTCTT GTACCCCCTGGCACACCCGTGGTGAATGCTCTAGCCAAGCAGAGGGCCATGCTGGAAAATATCTTGCGGGCCTGCATCGGCCTTGCCCCTGAGAACAACATGATGCTTGAGCACAAGTGA